The DNA window GACTCGACTACTATCGCGACCTGTCGCCGCGCGACCGTCAGGCGGAGGCGTTCCTGGGGCAGATCGCCCTCGCCCGCGAGACAAACCTGCCGCTGATCATCCACAACCGCGACGCGACGGACGACCTGCTGCGCATCCTCGAATCGGACGCCGAGGGCGTATCGTGTCTGCTTCACTGCTTCAGCGCGGACTGGGCGGCGGCGGAGCGGGCGCTGGCGTTGGGATGTTGCTTCGGGATCGGAGGTCCGGTGACCTACCCGAAGTCGGAAGCCCTGCGCGAGGTCGTGCGGCGATTGCCGGCGGATCGGTTCGTGATCGAGACGGACGCGCCGTGGCTGGCTCCGCAGCCCAAGCGCGGCAAGCGGAACGAGCCCGCCTATGTCCGCGCGACGGCGGAGCGCACCGCCGACGTGCGGCGGATAAGCATCGAGGACGTCGCCGCGCAGACGACGGCGAACGCGCGAGCGTTCTTCCGGCTGGACGGCGGTCGCCGCCGCTTGGGTTAGTTCGTCTTCTGTTCGCCCCACGTGGACGGGAGCTTCCCGGCGGGGGACACGGCTCGTGGTTCCTCGCGGAAGCCGGTATCGAGCGCCTCGACGGTGGCTAGGAAGGCGTTGCCGGCGCTGATCCCACCGACCGCATAGATCGTACCCTCCAGAACGCTCGTCGTAAGCCCCCATCGCGGCGTCGGCAGATCGGGCCCCTGCGTCCACGTGTCGGTCGCTGGATCGTATTCCTCAACAGCCGCCGATTTGTCCTGACCGAAACGTCCGCCGCCGATGGCATAGAGCTTGCCGCCGGCCGAGCATGTGGCGAGGGCCCACCGATGCGTAGGCATGTCTGCCTTCCGCTCCCATGAGTCGGTCTTGGGATCGTATTCCTCGACCATTCCTAAGAGGGCTCCCTTGGTCATCCCGCCGACAACGTAGACCCTTCCATCTACTACGCTCGCCGATGCGTAGTACCTCGCCGTCGGCATGTCCGCCTTTTTGGTCCAGGTGTCCGTCTTCGGGTTGTATGCCTCGACCATTGGGACGATCCCTACGCCATTTGCCAGTTCGCCGCCGATGACATAGAGCTCGCCTCCCACTGATGCCGCTGCACTGCTGTAGCGGGCGGTGGGCACCCGCGTTCGCTTCGTCCATTGGTCGTTGGCTGGGTCGTACTCCTGGACCCTGATGCCGTCCACAACGTACACCTTGCCGTCAATCGTGCATGCAACCCCTCCGAACGACGCCTCGGGCATGTTCTTTTTTGGACCCACGTGTCCGCCGCTGGGTCGTACTCCCGAACCGTTGCGTGCTCCACCCCCCAGGTCGCACCCCCGAAAACGAGCAGACGTCCGTTGACCACAGCAGAGGCTGCGCCGTTTCTCGGTTCGAGCATATCCGCCTTCTGCGTCCACTTCCCTTCGAGCAACGCTTGCATCGGCGCGGCGGGCAACTGCGCCACCAACGGTGACGGCTTCTCCGCGACGCCTCCACCCGCCTGCACCAGCTCGACTGGCAGAACGTCTTCGATCGCAACCGGCGGGGCTTCCGGTTCCGCCGCCACGTACCGCCCGACTC is part of the Candidatus Poribacteria bacterium genome and encodes:
- a CDS encoding TatD family deoxyribonuclease, with translation MAGLFDTHAHVQIRDFDADRDETLDRARDAGVTTILNVGFSLDTSRKAIRLAERHDDCYATVGLHPHDARDWSSALRDELAKLAEHPKVVAVGEAGLDYYRDLSPRDRQAEAFLGQIALARETNLPLIIHNRDATDDLLRILESDAEGVSCLLHCFSADWAAAERALALGCCFGIGGPVTYPKSEALREVVRRLPADRFVIETDAPWLAPQPKRGKRNEPAYVRATAERTADVRRISIEDVAAQTTANARAFFRLDGGRRRLG